Proteins encoded in a region of the Vicia villosa cultivar HV-30 ecotype Madison, WI linkage group LG5, Vvil1.0, whole genome shotgun sequence genome:
- the LOC131604401 gene encoding uncharacterized protein LOC131604401 — protein sequence MAAEDNRYCCYDEHRVAVPFDEICMYSVWLAVSSTIVVRYLPERVMRQFREQRIPRDPRVSAPIAMIRRQLDEVFADWEHHMVLEEARATLAEHNWSCVEGYITWYYRVSHPYMLSAAEGVLPNQPTRRFSVHIMLVGPH from the coding sequence ATGGCCGCTGAGGACAACAGGTATTGCTGCTATGATGAGCACCGGGTGGCGGTTCCGTTTGACGAGATATGTATGTATTCTGTATGGTTGGCCGTCAGCTCGACGATTGTTGTACGCTACCTTCCAGAGCGCGTCATGCGTCAGTTTAGAGAGCAGAGGATACCTCGCGATCCTCGTGTTTCAGCTCCCATCGCCATGATTCGTAGGCAgttagatgaggtctttgcagactGGGAGCATCACATGGTCCTTGAGGAGGCACGAGCGACGCTAGCAGAGCATAATTGGAGTTGTGTCGAGGGGTACATCACATGGTACTATAGAGTCTCACATCCATACATGCTTTCGGCTGCAGAGGGGGTTCTCCCAAACCAGCCCACGAGGAGATTCTCTGTGCACATCATGTTAGTTGGACCACATTGA